Within Kutzneria chonburiensis, the genomic segment TCCCGACAACGGCCGCAACGGCCGGGCCACCGCGGCCAACTTCGCGACCGACAACAACGTGAAGCTGCTGACCTGGTGGAAGTCCATGGTGGACCAGGGTCTTGCGCTCAAGCTGGACAGCGACACCAAGAACGGCGACTCGGCCTTCGTGGCCGGCAAGGACGCCATCACGCTGGAGTCCACCGGCTCGCTCGGCGACTTCACCAAGGCCGGTTTCCAGGTCGGCACCGGCTTCTACCCGAAGATCAACGCCTTCGACACCGGCGGCCCGATCATCGGCGGCGCGTCGCTGTGGATCGTCGGCAAGGGCAAGGACGACGCCCACAAGCGGGCGTCCTGGGAGTTCGTGAAGTTCCTGGAGACCAAGGACTCGCAGGCCACCTGGCACACCTCGACCGGCTACTTCCCGGTCAGCAAGGCCGCGCTGGACACCGACGTGGACAAGGCGTGGGTGGCGTCCAAGCCGCAGTTCCAGACGGCCATCACGCAGCTGCAGAGCACCAAGCTGACCACTGCCACCCAGGGCTGCCTGTTCGGCGTGATGCCCCAGGTCCGCAAGGCCGCGGAGAACGCCATGCAGGCCGCGGTGTTGCAGGGCAAGGACCCCAAGCAGGCCCTCACCGACGCCGCCAACTCCCTCTCCCAGCCCATCAAGGACTACAACGACTCCGTCAAGTAACACCCCCGCGAGTCCCGCTCAGCGTCACACCGAAATGTTGAATCCGTTTCAGCGTTTCGGTGTGACTGTGGGCGGGACTCGCCGGGGTTTTAGGTGCTGAGGCGTTCGATCTGGCGGATCTTGTTCATGGCGTCCAGGGCGGCGACCTTGTAGGACTCGGCCAGGGTGGGGTAGTTGAAGACGGCGTCGACCAGGTAGTCGACGGTGCCGCCGCAGCCCATCACGGCCTGGCCGATGTGGATCAGCTCGGTCGCCCCGGTGCCGAACACGTGCACACCGAGGATGGACCGGTCCTCCGGCGACACCAGCAGCTTGAGCACGCCGTAGGAGTCGCCGATGATCTGGCCGCGGGCCAGCTCCCGATAGCGGGAAACGCCGATCTCGAACGGCACCCGGTCGTTGGTCAGCTGGTCCTCGGTCCGGCCGATGAAGCTGATCTCCGGAATGGTGTAGATGCCGATCGGCTGTAGCGTGGACATGGCCTGGACCGGCTCGCCGCAGGCGTGGTACGCCGCCAGCCGGCCCTGCTCCATCGACGTCGCGGCCAGCGCCGGGAAGCCGATCACGTCGCCGACCGCGTAGATGTGCGGCACCGGGGTGCGGAAGTACTCGTCGACCTGGATCCGGCCGCGCTTGTCGGCCTGCAGGCCGGCCTTGTCCAGCTGGAGCGTCTCGGTCATGCCCTGCCGGCCGGCCGAGTACATGACCACCTCGGCCGGGATCTTCTTGCCGCTCTCCAGCACCGCGATCGCGCCCCGCTCGTGCCGCTCCACCGCGGCCACCGTCTCCCGGAACCGGAACGTGACGGCCAGGTCCCGCAGGTGGTACTTGAGCGCTTCGACCACCTCGGCGTCGCAGAACTCCAGCATGCGCTCGCGCGACTCCACCACCGTGACCTTGGTGCCCAGCGCCGCGAACATGGACGCGTACTCGATGCCGATCACACCGGCGCCGACCACGATCATCGACTGCGGCACCCGCTCCAGGGCCAGGATGCCGTCCGAGTCGATGATCGTCTTGCCGTCGAAGTCCACTGTGGGCGGCCGGGCCGGCAGTGTGCCGGTGGCGATCACGATCTTGTCCGCCGTCACCGTCAGCTCGCGGCCGGAGCCGTCGACCACCTCGACCGTGTGCTCGTCCACAAAGTGGCCCATGCCCGGCAGCATCGCCACGTGGTTGCGGGTCAGCTGGCTGCGGATCACCTCGACCTCGCGGCCGATCACGTGATTGGTGCGGGCCAGCAGGTCGGCGACGGTGATGTCCTCCTTGACCTGGTAGCTCGCGCCGTACATCTCGCGCTGGTTGAGCCCGGTCAGGTAGAGGACCGCCTCCCGCAGTGTCTTGGACGGGATCGTGCCGGTCTGGATGCACACCCCGCCCACCATGTCGCGCCGCTCCACCACGGCCGCCTTCTTGCCCAGCTTGGCCGTCGCGATGGCGGCCTTCTGCCCACCAGGCCCGGACCCCAGCACCAGCACATCAAAGTCGCGCACGCGGCCAGTCTGCCCCCTGTCGACCAACCCCGACACCCTGTCGGCGTAGTACGTTAGGGCCGCGTCGCCCACCTTCACCCGGCTGCCACGACTAGTTGCCGAAGATGTCGCCCGCGGTGCACACCAGCGTGCCGGAGGGTGCGGCGCGGACGGTATTCCTGGCGCACAGGGCGTAGCGCATCCTCTCCGGCTCCGCGGCAGGCACCGCGGCGGCCTTTGTGCGCAGCCCACGGGCCAACCGGGGGCCATCGACAGACCTGGCCCACTTGGCTTCGCCGGCCAACACCGGCCGCCGGGTGCGACCGGCCAGCACCACGGCGTCGATCTCCACATCGGACTTGTCGTTCCACCACGACCCGACCGCGACGATCTCCTCGCCCAGTGCCCCGGTTGCAGCCACGGCGCGCAGGTGGGCGCGGAACATCTCCTCCCAGCGGGGCCCCATGAAATGGTCGAGGCAGTCCACCACCACCGGCAGAATGCTCTCGCCGAGCCCGCGCTCGATCTCACCGCGGAACCGGGCCACGATCTCCAGGTAGAAGGCAAGGAAGTTGTCCGCAACCCGGTACATCGCCTGCCGGGTGACGCGACCGGCCTCGGTCACCGGCACCATGCGCTCCACCAGCCGCAACTCGACCAGTCGCTCCAGTGTCCTGGCCGGCTCCGCCCGCAGTGCGTCCTTGATCTCCCCGTAGCGTGTGCGGCCCGACGCGATCGCGTGCAGCGCCGCGGACGGGTACTCGCCGCGTTCGACCTCCGTCGCCAGCACCAACTGTCCCTCGGTCAGTAAAGGAGCACCCGGCTGGCAGATGAGCCGTCGGAGGTTGGCGGTGACATCAGCAGCCTGGTCCCACCACGTCAGGTAGAGCGGGATGCCACCGACCAGGCCGTAGACGAGAGCCCGATCCTCGGGCGGCAGGTCGGGCAGCAGCAAGGCGGCGTCGGCCGGGCGGAACGGGTGCACCTGTAGCGACAGATCGAACCGCCCGTACAGCGGGGCGCGCTGCTCCTGCAACGCCTCCATGTGCCGGACCGCCGAGCCGCACAGCAGGATACGCAGCAACGTCCGGTCGCCGGCGCGGTCGAGAAACGCCCGCAGCACGCCCGGCAACTCGGGTGAGGCCGCCACGAGCTCGGGAAACTCGTCGAGCACCAGCAGCAGCGGCTCATCGACCGCGAGTTGGGCGAGACCGTCCAAAGCGTCGTCCCAGTCCGTGTACGGCCGGGCGGCGAGATCACGCAGCTGGCCCGGCGCCACGGTCGCGGCCTGCCGAGCCAGCAGGGCCAGCTCGCCGGCAACCGGGCGGCCCGCGGCGGTGTGGAAGATCGCCCGCCGGTCGGCGGCGAAGTGCTGGATCAGTGCGGTTTTGCCGACGCGTCGGCGGCCCCACACGACCGCTGGCCGGCGACCGTGCTCGTACCACTGCCGCAGCGCGGCCAGCTCGTCCACCCGGTTTACGAACACGCCGCCACCATACTCACGCCAGCCGTAACTTACAACGGACGTAACTTACAACAGACGTAAGTTACCTCTGACGTGAGTTACCTCGATCGCGGCCTCAGCTTTTCTCCAGGTATTCGGCTCGGGACGCGTCAACGACCTCCCGGAGCATCTGCGCGAGACCGGGGTGCTCCGTCAGGTCGGGGTCGTCGGCGATGACACGCTGGGCCTCGGCGCGGGCCTCCTCGATCACGTCGAGGTCGTCGAGCAGGGAGAGCATCTTCAGGCCGGACTTCACGCCGGACTGGGCGGCGCCGAGGATGTCGCCCTCGCGGCGCAGCTCAAGGTCCATCTGGGCCAGCTCGAAACCGTCGAGGGTGTCGGCGACGGCCTGCAGGCGCTGCATGGTGGACGTGCCGGCGGGCACCTCGGAAACGAGCAGGCAGAGGCCGGCGGCGCTGCCCCGGCCGACGCGGCCGCGCAGCTGGTGCAACTGGCTGACGCCGAACCGGTCGGCGTCCATGATCACCATGACGGTCGCGTTCGGCACGTTCACGCCGACCTCGATCACCGTGGTGGCCACCAGGACCTGCACGTCGTTGGCGGCGAACGCGCGCATCACGGCGTCCTTGTCCTCCGGCGGCATCTTGCCGTGCAGCATCTCGACCCGAAGCCCCTTGAGCGGACCGGCGACCAGGCGCGGCAGCACGTCGGTGACGGCGAGCGGCGGCCGCTGGTCGGAGTTGCCGCCTTTGGGCTCGGCGTCCTCGTCGTCGCCGATACGCGGGCAGACGACGTACGCCTGGTGCCCGGCGGCGACCTCCTCGCGGATCCGCTCCCAGGCCCGCCGCAGCCAGTCCGGCTTCTCCGCGATCGGCACCACGGAGCTGGTGATCGGGGACCGGCCCTGCGGCAGTTCACGCAGCGCCGAGACCTCGAGGTCGCCGTAGACGGTCATGGCCACGGTGCGCGGAATCGGCGTCGCCGTCATCACGAGCACATGCGGGCTGACGCCCTCCCCCGACTTGCCGCGCAACGCGTCCCGCTGCTCGACACCGAACCGGTGCTGCTCGTCGACGACGACAAAACCCAGTTCCGCGAAGGAAACCTTGTCCTGGATCAACGCGTGCGTGCCGACCACGATGCCGGCCGTGCCGGACGCGATGTCCAGCGACGCCTGCCGCCGCTGCGCGGTGTTCATCGAACCGGTCAGCAACACGACCCGCGTCGCCTCCTCGGGCGCGCCCAGCTCGCCGGCCGTGGCCAGCTCGCCCAACATGTCACGCAGCGAGCGGGCATGTTGCGCCGCAAGGACTTCCGTCGGCGCCAGCATCGCAGCCTGCTTGCCGGCGTCCACCACCTGGAGCATGCCGCGCAGCGCCACCAGCGTCTTGCCCGAACCGACCTCGCCCTGGAGCAACCGGTTCATCGGGTGCGTGCCGCCGAGCTCCTCGGCCAGCACCTCGCCGATCTCGCGCTGGCCGTTGGTCAGCTTGAACGGCAGCCGCTCGTCGAACGCGTCCAGCAGACCGCCCGCGCGCCGCGTGCTCGGCTTGGCCGGCCGGGCCGCCGCCGACTTCCGCCGCTGCGCCAACGCCAACTGGATCGACAGCGCCTCGTCCCAGCGCAGCCGGCGCTTGGCCTCGTCGATCGCCGACTGGCTGTCCGGCAGGTGGATCAGCTTCAGCGCCGACTCCAGGTCGAGCAGGCTGTACCGCTTGATCAGGTCGTCCGGCAGCGGGTCGACGATGCCGTCCCACATCCCCAGCACCTGCTCGACGCAGCGCGCGATGCTCCACGTCGGCAGGCCGCTGACCGCCGGATACACCGGGATCAGCTTGCGGGCGAAGGAGGCCACCGCCTTCTCGCTGTCCTCGTCGTCGAGCAGCTGGAACTCCGGGTGGGTCAGCTGCACCGTCTTGTTGAACTTGCCGACCTTGCCGGCGAACAACCCCCGCGCGCCCGGCACCAGCTTGCTCAGGTTCGGGATCTTCTGGCTGAAGAAGACCAGGCTCAGCGGCCGCGTGCCGTCGGTGACGATCACCTCGGTCATCGTGCCCCGCCGGGCCCGCATCGGCTTGCGCGTCACCTTGGCCACGTCCGCCAGCACCGTGACATGCTCGTCCAGCTCGAGGCTGGCGATGGACGTCAGCTTGCCGCGCTCGTCGTAACGGCGTGGGTAGTGCCGCAGCAGGTCGCCCACCGTGTGCAGGTCGAGCCCGTCGGCCAGCGCGTCCGCCGACTTCTTGCCCAGCAGCGGTCCGAGGGAGTCGTCGATGGCAGTCATCGGGTGCTATTCAACCCCCAACCCCCGACACCGCTAATCTGACCGCCCCCTGTCGCAGTGACATTGCCCCGCACCCCACCCCCAGGAGATGCCCCATGCCGCGCCCCAGCGTCGAGGTCGAGCGGCGGGCGCAGATCCTGCGGGCCACCTGCCAGGTGATCGCCGACGGCGGGCTGCGCAACCTGCGCATCTCCGATGTCGCCCGGCTGGCCGGCGTCTCCGGCGGGACCGTGCACTACTACTTCGACACCAAGCAGGACCTGGCCCAGGCCGCGTTCGAGGACTGCTACGAGCGGTCGCTCGAACGGCGGCGCTGGCTGCTCGACTCGCGGGGCGACTCGCTGACCCGCCTGCGCCAGATCGTCGACTCGTACGTGCCCGGCAGCCCCGAGACCATCGAGGCATGGAAGGTCTGGGTCGAGTTATGGGCCGAGAGCCCCCGCTCCCCTCGCCTGCGTGAGCTCAACGACCGCCTCTACGGCGACTGGCGCCGCATCGTCGCCGACATCGTCCGTGACGGCCAGGCCCGTGGGCAGCTGACCGACGGCGATCCGTTCGTGCTGGCCAACATGCTCGTCGGCATGATCGACGGGCTGGCCGTCCAGGTGCTCGCCGGCTCGCAGAGCATGACCGCCGGGCGCATGCGCGCCACCTGCCTCGCCTTCGTCGACACCGTCCTGGCGCGCGCTCACTCCAGGTGAGCGCTCACGCCGCGGAGCCGAACTTGGCGTCGATGTCGCGGACGGCCAGGTCAGCAATACGCGCGGCGGCGGCGCGGGGTGTGATGGCGGCGTGGTCGGCCTCGTCGAGCACGGCGTTGACCAGGCGGCGCATGGCGGAGCGGATCTTGGTGAACGCGCTGTCGGAGTCGGGCTGCACGTCGCCGAACAGGGTCCACCACCACCAACTGCCGCTGGCGGAGTTGGCGACGACGTCGGGGATGACGAGCGCGCCACGCTGCACGAGGCGGCGTTCGGCCTCGGGAAGCACGGGCATGTTGGCCGCCTCGACGACGACGCGGGCCTTGACCTGGTCGACGTTGCGCTCATCGACGGCGTAGGACACGGCCGCGGGGACGAGGACATCGGCCTCGACGTCGAGCCACTGGTCGCCGGGCAGCAGATGGTCGCCGGGGGCGAGGTCATCACGGTCGACGGTGCCGTGGGAGTCGCGCCCGCGCAGCAGGCGTTCCACGTCGAGACCGTCCTGATTGGCCACGATGCCCTTCACATCGGCGATGCCGACGACCTGCACGCCGGCCTCGGCGAGGAAGCGGGCGGTGGAGCCGCCGATCGCGCCGAAACCCTGGACGAAGGCGCGGACATCCTTGGCCGGCAAGGCCAGCCGGTCGAGGGCGACGAGGGCCGCCTCGGCCACGCCGCAGCCGCCGACGAGCTCCTTGAGCCGCAGCCCGCCGACCCGCACCTGGGCCGCCTTGCGCAGCCGCGCCCGCGCCGCCCGCTCGTCGTCGAGCAGCGGGTAGACGGCCTGGATCGACGAGGAGAAGCCGAGTTCGGCCAGCACCTTGTCGATCGTGGACTGTCGCAGCCCGAGATCTTCGCCCATGGTCCAGAACCGCTCGACGTACGGCCGCATCGCGGTCAGGTAACGCCGGAGCACATCGGTGGCCCGAGGGTCGTACGGATCCCAGTCGATGCCGCCTTTCGCGCCGCCCAAAGGGATGTAGCGGCCGGTGGGGTCGTAGTTGAGCGCCTCCTTGACCGAAACGCCCGCGGCCAGCCCGCGAACCTCGTCCAAGGTGCAGCCCGCTCGCATCCGCAGTCCGCCACTGCTCACGCCGCGCACCAGCCGGTCGATCACGAGATAGCCGTGACAACCGGTCACGGGGTCGGTCCAGGTGACCTGAAGGTAGGGTTCACGCACCTGGCCACCTCCTCGCTGGTGACGTGCGGATATGCAGGTACCGCACAGTTGACCCGACGGCTGACTGATGTGTCAATCAACGCGCCTGGACCGCAACCGAGGCGTCAGCTGCCGGACACCCAAGGGGTTCCAGCAGCGCCGCAACAGGTCGTGAGGCGATGGCGACGATGCGTGCGCATGAGCCTCGACGGTCGCGCTCGGTGATCACGGGAATGGCACCGAAGTCCACTGTGGACGATCCGAACAGAACCGTCCACACCGGACCTATTCGACGCCGATGAGCGCGACCGTGCCCGGCTGGCCGCCCGGATATCCGGTCAGCTCGACCTCGGGATGACTCAGCCGCAAATGCCGGCCCAGTTCGTCATCCAGGCCGCCGGGAGCGTCCGCACCTGCGAAAACGGTCACCAGCTCGCCGCCGGCGTCGAGCATCCGGTCGACCAGCCGGCAGGCCGCGGCGACCAGGTCGGCCGGGGCCGGCTCGATCAGCACGACCTCGCCGTCGATCAGGCCGAGCGCGTCGCCGGGCTGGCAGCGGCCGACCCACGTGATGGCCTCGCGTTTGGCGATCACGAGTTCGCCACGCCTCATCGCCGCGGCGGCCTCGGCCATGGCAACGACATCGTCGCCGGGCCGTCGCGTGGGGTCGTGCACGGCGAGCGCGGCCAGGCCCTGCACCGGCGACACCGTCGGCACCACGACAACGTCGCGGCCGTCGCGTTCGGCGGCCTCTGCGACGAGGCCGGCCAGCCCGATGTCGTTGGGCAGCACCACAACCTGCGCCGCGCCGGTCTCGGCCAACACGTCGAGCAGATCGGCGACGGCCGGCTCGCGGCCGGGCGGCAGCACCAGCACCGAGGCGCCCTCGGCCCGGAACAGCTCGGCGGCGTCCTCGCCGGCGACGATGGCCACGACCGCCCGGTCCCGCGCGTAGCGGGCCTTCTGGTCGGCGAAACGCGTGACGGTGATGCGGTGCGGCCGGCCGTTCTCAATGCCGACCTCGATCGCGGCGCCCACGTCGTCACAGTGCACGTGGACCGACCACAGCCCGTGACCGTCGCCGGCCACCACCACGCTGTCGCCGAGCCGGGCCAGCCGCTCACGCAGCGCCTGCTCGTCGGCCAAGCCGTCGAGCAGGTACATCACCTCGTACTCGAAGCCGCTGCTCTCGTGCACCAAAGCTGCTTTGGGCGCGCTCATCGGCGGCAAATCGTGTTCGACGTCACCGTCGAG encodes:
- a CDS encoding ATP-binding protein, translated to MFVNRVDELAALRQWYEHGRRPAVVWGRRRVGKTALIQHFAADRRAIFHTAAGRPVAGELALLARQAATVAPGQLRDLAARPYTDWDDALDGLAQLAVDEPLLLVLDEFPELVAASPELPGVLRAFLDRAGDRTLLRILLCGSAVRHMEALQEQRAPLYGRFDLSLQVHPFRPADAALLLPDLPPEDRALVYGLVGGIPLYLTWWDQAADVTANLRRLICQPGAPLLTEGQLVLATEVERGEYPSAALHAIASGRTRYGEIKDALRAEPARTLERLVELRLVERMVPVTEAGRVTRQAMYRVADNFLAFYLEIVARFRGEIERGLGESILPVVVDCLDHFMGPRWEEMFRAHLRAVAATGALGEEIVAVGSWWNDKSDVEIDAVVLAGRTRRPVLAGEAKWARSVDGPRLARGLRTKAAAVPAAEPERMRYALCARNTVRAAPSGTLVCTAGDIFGN
- the recG gene encoding ATP-dependent DNA helicase RecG, whose product is MTAIDDSLGPLLGKKSADALADGLDLHTVGDLLRHYPRRYDERGKLTSIASLELDEHVTVLADVAKVTRKPMRARRGTMTEVIVTDGTRPLSLVFFSQKIPNLSKLVPGARGLFAGKVGKFNKTVQLTHPEFQLLDDEDSEKAVASFARKLIPVYPAVSGLPTWSIARCVEQVLGMWDGIVDPLPDDLIKRYSLLDLESALKLIHLPDSQSAIDEAKRRLRWDEALSIQLALAQRRKSAAARPAKPSTRRAGGLLDAFDERLPFKLTNGQREIGEVLAEELGGTHPMNRLLQGEVGSGKTLVALRGMLQVVDAGKQAAMLAPTEVLAAQHARSLRDMLGELATAGELGAPEEATRVVLLTGSMNTAQRRQASLDIASGTAGIVVGTHALIQDKVSFAELGFVVVDEQHRFGVEQRDALRGKSGEGVSPHVLVMTATPIPRTVAMTVYGDLEVSALRELPQGRSPITSSVVPIAEKPDWLRRAWERIREEVAAGHQAYVVCPRIGDDEDAEPKGGNSDQRPPLAVTDVLPRLVAGPLKGLRVEMLHGKMPPEDKDAVMRAFAANDVQVLVATTVIEVGVNVPNATVMVIMDADRFGVSQLHQLRGRVGRGSAAGLCLLVSEVPAGTSTMQRLQAVADTLDGFELAQMDLELRREGDILGAAQSGVKSGLKMLSLLDDLDVIEEARAEAQRVIADDPDLTEHPGLAQMLREVVDASRAEYLEKS
- a CDS encoding TetR/AcrR family transcriptional regulator — translated: MPRPSVEVERRAQILRATCQVIADGGLRNLRISDVARLAGVSGGTVHYYFDTKQDLAQAAFEDCYERSLERRRWLLDSRGDSLTRLRQIVDSYVPGSPETIEAWKVWVELWAESPRSPRLRELNDRLYGDWRRIVADIVRDGQARGQLTDGDPFVLANMLVGMIDGLAVQVLAGSQSMTAGRMRATCLAFVDTVLARAHSR
- a CDS encoding Glu/Leu/Phe/Val dehydrogenase dimerization domain-containing protein; the encoded protein is MREPYLQVTWTDPVTGCHGYLVIDRLVRGVSSGGLRMRAGCTLDEVRGLAAGVSVKEALNYDPTGRYIPLGGAKGGIDWDPYDPRATDVLRRYLTAMRPYVERFWTMGEDLGLRQSTIDKVLAELGFSSSIQAVYPLLDDERAARARLRKAAQVRVGGLRLKELVGGCGVAEAALVALDRLALPAKDVRAFVQGFGAIGGSTARFLAEAGVQVVGIADVKGIVANQDGLDVERLLRGRDSHGTVDRDDLAPGDHLLPGDQWLDVEADVLVPAAVSYAVDERNVDQVKARVVVEAANMPVLPEAERRLVQRGALVIPDVVANSASGSWWWWTLFGDVQPDSDSAFTKIRSAMRRLVNAVLDEADHAAITPRAAAARIADLAVRDIDAKFGSAA
- a CDS encoding DAK2 domain-containing protein, with protein sequence MEALDADAVRRWAAAGVRALDADREAIDRINVYPVADGDTGTNLLHTMRSALDALVRDPADAVGAAVSALAKGAVAGARGNSGVILSQVLRGLAESWEGALTVSGTALRTALRRADELATAAVAKPVAGTVLSVLTAAADAAEECGSDLLDDVAGAAVKAAAQALADTPRQLAVLAERGVVDAGGRGLLLLLDALATVVSERLDGDVEHDLPPMSAPKAALVHESSGFEYEVMYLLDGLADEQALRERLARLGDSVVVAGDGHGLWSVHVHCDDVGAAIEVGIENGRPHRITVTRFADQKARYARDRAVVAIVAGEDAAELFRAEGASVLVLPPGREPAVADLLDVLAETGAAQVVVLPNDIGLAGLVAEAAERDGRDVVVVPTVSPVQGLAALAVHDPTRRPGDDVVAMAEAAAAMRRGELVIAKREAITWVGRCQPGDALGLIDGEVVLIEPAPADLVAAACRLVDRMLDAGGELVTVFAGADAPGGLDDELGRHLRLSHPEVELTGYPGGQPGTVALIGVE
- the sthA gene encoding Si-specific NAD(P)(+) transhydrogenase, giving the protein MRDFDVLVLGSGPGGQKAAIATAKLGKKAAVVERRDMVGGVCIQTGTIPSKTLREAVLYLTGLNQREMYGASYQVKEDITVADLLARTNHVIGREVEVIRSQLTRNHVAMLPGMGHFVDEHTVEVVDGSGRELTVTADKIVIATGTLPARPPTVDFDGKTIIDSDGILALERVPQSMIVVGAGVIGIEYASMFAALGTKVTVVESRERMLEFCDAEVVEALKYHLRDLAVTFRFRETVAAVERHERGAIAVLESGKKIPAEVVMYSAGRQGMTETLQLDKAGLQADKRGRIQVDEYFRTPVPHIYAVGDVIGFPALAATSMEQGRLAAYHACGEPVQAMSTLQPIGIYTIPEISFIGRTEDQLTNDRVPFEIGVSRYRELARGQIIGDSYGVLKLLVSPEDRSILGVHVFGTGATELIHIGQAVMGCGGTVDYLVDAVFNYPTLAESYKVAALDAMNKIRQIERLST